A segment of the Candidatus Pelagisphaera phototrophica genome:
CAATCGACTCCAGGCCAATGAAGGGTCGTAAAACGGGCCCCAATCCCCAACGTGCTCTTGCCAAGACTGCCCTCGGCAGTCGGAAACACCGAGCTCTCGGATTCGAACTCCTGTATCCGGTTTTTAATGGCGATTAGATTTTCAAAGCTAGCAGGGAAGTAAGTAGCGCCATCGATCTCAGCGCACCCTTGCAAACCACAACCGCTTCCCGCATCACCCACGTTTTCAAGCCGCCAAGCGTGGTCTCCACTCGCATCGCTTACCAAGGACCACTTTCCGTCTCCCGTTTCAAAATGGCTCAAAGGGAATACATCGATCCCCTGATTCGACCTCAAATTTGACTGCAATGCCTCCCAGTCGAGACAGAAGTCCGGACTCACACAGGGATTTCTCGAGATCCTGATCTCATTATCTAAAAGAAATTGATTGATTGGCTTCATCTTTGAAACACAAAGGCCTAACACGTGTTAGAATCTTGCACCACTACTATTTGGCAATTAGGCTTAAATGGAAGCGTAAAATCGCGAAAGTCTCGTCCGGCTAGCGCCAAAACTAATCTCTCAAACTAAGGGCTTGCTCGGCTTGTAGGTACTTTGCAAAACTTTCTCCTCAATTTAATTTCTTAAACAATCAATACCTCAATTCTATGCCTCTTGTTGAAACGAACGGAATTCAAATGAACTATGAGGAACGCGGCACCGGCGAACCTCTTATCCTAATCATGGGAATCACAGCGCCTGGAGCGGTCTGGGAGGCCCATGCGGATCATTGGAGTTCAAACTATCGCTGCATCATGGTAGATAATCGAGGTATCGGACTGACCGATAAGCCCGAGGGCGACTATTCAAGCGCCATGATGGCCGATGACTACGCCGGACTCATGGATGCGTTGGGTATCGAGTCCGCCAAGGTCGTCGGTGTTTCCATGGGCTCAATCATCGCCCAGCAACTTTGCTTGCGTCACGCATCCAAAGTTAAGAGCGCCGTTCTCATGTGTCCTTGGGCTCGTTGCGACCGCTATGCCGCCTCGATCTTCGAGCATATGAAGGCCTGCTTTGCCCACTTGTCACCCGCCCAATTCATGGAGTGGATACAGCTTCTTATTTTCACCAAGCCGTTCTGGGACAATGACGAGGCTCTCGCGAGCTTGCTCGAAGGACGCCACGGGTTCGCCCACGGTCCGGCCCCGCAACCGCTGCATGGACTTGAAGGTCAGGCTGCGGCTTGTATCAACCACGATGTATACGATCAGCTTGGCACTATGATTCAGCCCTGCTTGGTGATCGGTGGTAAAGACGACATTTTCACTCCGTTATGGATGGGTCAGGAGGTCGCAGGAGCCATACCCAATTGCGACACCTACTTTTATAATGACGCTGGACATGCCTTCCATTTCGAAAAAATGGACGACTTCAATTCGCGCGTCTTTGAGTGGCTCAACGCCCACTAGTTGATTTGCCTCGTTAATCGCACCGATCTACTCGAATTTGGTTCTTAAATCGATTCCAACTCGGAGTTTTTCGAGTTGGAAATGAATTCGGGTGCAATTTCGTCGTCCTGATCGGTTGGGTTGACTACTTACCGATGCGTCGCCTTTGACGACGGACCACTCTCATTTTTCATCATGACCCCAGAACAGCTCGTAAGGATTCGCCTAAAAGTAGAAAAGCGAATCGCGGAGATTGACGTGTTTCTCGCAGAAGATGATCCGGAGTCAAAACCGGTCGCTCCGGACGTAGCCATCGGGAGACTATCCCGTTTGGAATCGATGCAATCCCAGCAAATGAGCCTCGCCCAGAGGAGACGCCAGCGGGAAGAGAAAGAACGATTGGAAAACGCGCTCGAGCGCATTAACGGAGGGGCCTACGGAAACTGTGCTTATTGCTTATCACCCATATCCTACGAACGTCTTGAAGCGATGCCCGACGCTGTGGTCTGCGTAAGCTGCGCTAGATAGGGAAAAGCAATTTAGACTAACCGAAATCTCGCAGCCTTTCCATTTCACGTTGGTCGAAACAAATTAGCAGGGAACCTGCTAGTATAGGAGCATCTAGGTTTGGCCTATTTTTCTAAATATGAAACCCCATACGGTCTCCCGCAAACTACTGGCGATCGGATGTTTCGTCGCCGGAGTCATAGCTCACTCGCTCTTTCTATCTTTTTCGAATGAGGAATCCAATCAACCCATCACCACAATAGGTGAGGGCGCTCGAAAAGAAAGTTCGCTCGCTAACCGATTAATTGGCCAAAGCGCAAACCGAGAATGCGACCCTCCAATCCAAGCTAAAGGAGGCTCCAGCCTTCGGGTCTTTTGTATTATCCGATGAGAAGGAGGAGGTACAAAGGGCCCAATCGACTCGGGCGATCTCACTTGGCGAAGGGCGCTTTGAGTAGATGGTGTCTCGGCAAGTAGATCAGCAGCTCGATATTTACGCCGCCCGCTTGAACTTGAACGCCGACCAACGCGAGGAGCTTAAACAGATAATGCTTCTGCGGATGACCCAGATGCACTTGCACTTCAATACCTCTGGTGCCGAGCGACGCGATGACGATAATGGGGTTCCTATGTCTATTCGAAATGACATCGACAATCTCACCGCTGAAATCCTGTCTCCCGACCAGTTCGACAAATATGATGAAATTAGGGCCCAGAAAATCGAATTCCGTAGCGCAATGATAGCGGCAGCCCAGCCCAGCCAGATCGTGCCCCAGTTCGGCCTGACCGAAACGCAAAAAGATCAGGTTTACTCGATTTACTACAATCAATCGCTCGAAATGACTGATGGCTTTCGAACCCCGAGAGCATGTAGGAATCGCAACTCTTAGCCGACGAGGAAGTTAGGGAGATTCTAAATGAGGAACAGCGCGAGGTATTCAATACGATCAAAGAAAACCAAAACTTTGGCAATTTCACGATAATCGCCCGGTGATTAAAGGTGATTCTCTTTTTGTCCCGTTGACCTCCACGCCTTGTCAAAATAGTTTAGATTAAATGGATATTGAGAAAGAGAAGAACTTACTCGGGGGGCGGCTGGAGAGTTGCAGCAACAACCCGCTAACAGGGTTTCACCGAACGGGTAAATGCCAAACGGGCCCTCAGGATCATGGGTGCCATGCCATCTGCGTAATCGTCACCAACGAATTCCTGGAATTCTCAAAAGCCAGCGGAAACGACTTGAGCACTCCGGCCCCCCAATATTCCTTTCCTGGTTTGAAGGAAGGAGACCGTTGGTGCCTTTGCGCTCTGCGCTGGAAAGAGGCCTACGATGCTGGCGTCGCTCCCGTGGTCATCCTTACAGCGACCAGCGAAGCGGCATTGCAACACATCAGCCGCAGCGTGCTGGAAGAGTTTGCGTTTGTGCTTAGCGATTAAAAACAGCCTCCCCAACTTGGATCTGGTATCAGGAGATACCTGCCTCTATCTGAGCGATTCGCGCTTCAGGGAAGGGTCAAACATCATCGTACCGAAAGGAACCAGCGAGGCAATCACGGCAATGGTCGCCCGGCTGAATTTCCACTTACGATTGATCCAAACGCGAATGAGTATCCAGATGTAAAGGATAAACAGAACTCCGTGAATCATGCCAACTACGCGAACCGCTTGAGGGATTTCCCAGATGTACTTTAGAGGCATCGCCAAGAAAAGAAGTACCAAATAAGACAAGCCTTCGGCGAAAGCCACTTTTCGAAAAAACTGAAGAAGTTTCATGATAAATTGATTTTAGCCACATCCGGCACCCAAGGGAATCTACTCGACGGTTTGAAAAAGGCTCCCCAGATTATCGATTTCGATCGTGATCTCGTCACCAGATTGTAGCGTGAAATCAGTCCCCGGAACAATCCCAGTTCCTGTCATCAAGTAACAGCCATTCGAAAAGTCTAGTTCCCGATACAGGTAAGCAACCAGTTCTTCAAGTTCCCGCTTCATCTCTTTCAAACTCGTTTGCCCTTTAAACACAACCGAGTCAGAACGAGTGATTGAGAGCCTGATTCCTGTTTCCTTGGAGATCGGCGTATTCAGAATACAAAGACCAGGACCAACCCCAGTTGCTCCTTCGTACGATTTAGCCTGTGGAAGATAGAGCGGATTCTCCCCTTCAATACTACGGGAGCTCATATCATTGCCAATCGTGTAACCTATGATTTGTCCCTTGTCTGATATCGCCAAAGTCAATTCAGGCTCAGGAACATCCCAAGCCGAGTCTTCACGAATTCGAACGGTTTGACCATGACCTCGGACCCTCTGAGCGATCGATTTAAAGAATAGCTCGGGTCGAGCCGCGTTATAAACTCTCGCATAGAAATCCGCCCCACCTGCACTTTGCGACTCCTCCATCCGGGCAAGTCGACTCGAATAGTAAGTAACTCCTGAAGCCCACACTTCCTGATTACCAATCGGAGGCAATAGCTCATTCTCGACCGCAGTCCGAGCGAATTCATCGTCGACGATTGAAAGTGCGGCGAGAGCATCCCTGAGTCCATCACCCTTGAAAAGCAAATCCCAATCGGCATTAAAAAAGCAGTATTGATCGTTGCGAGACGCGACCAATCCAGAAGCGGTTCGGTAAATACAGGTTGCCATGGGAGAAACGTTGGAAACGCGACTCAGTTAATGCAAGGAATTAGCGAAGCCCGCTACCTTGAAGACCGTGTTTTAACGGAAACGCTAGGCAGCGTCCTTTTTTTCGACTTTCGGGGGTCGGATTTTCTTGATCTGGGCCTTTTTCCTGCCTTCGACCACTCCGCGATCAATGATCACTTCGCTTACATCTTCTCGAGTAGGAACATCATACATGACATCCAAGGTCACACCTTCCATGATCGAACGCAGTGCTCGAGCACCCGTCTTCAGTTCGATCGCCCTTTCAGCAATCGCCCGAATTGCGTCTTTCGTTATTTTCAGCTTAACGCCGTCCATCGCGAACAACTTCGAGTATTGCTTTACCAGAGAATTTTTCGTGCTGAGAAGAATTTTTTCCAAGTCATCAACACTGAGCTGATCTAGGACAGACACCACTGGAAGACGTCCTATGAATTCAGGGATCATTCCGAATTTTACGATGTCTTCTGGTTCGACCTTCTTCATCACTTCCTCCCCCTTCATCTCGGATTTGACCTCAGCCCCGAAGCCAAGCGTTATCCCTTCGGAACGCTTTTTTATGATGCCGTCCAGTCCGACGAACGCTCCACCACAGATGAATAGAATCTTCGAAGTGTCGATTTTTACGTACTCCTGGTTCGGATGCTTGCGTCCCCCTTGTGGTGGAACGTTACATACCGTGCCCTCTAAAATTTTCAAAAGAGCTTGTTGTACCCCTTCTCCCGATACATCTCGAGTAATTGAGACATTATCCGTTTTTCGGCCGATCTTATCAATCTCGTCAACATAGATAATCCCGCATTCAGCCTTATCGACATCGTAGTTAGCAGATTGTAACAAGCGAAGCACGATATTCTCAACATCGTCTCCCACATAGCCTGCTTCGGTCAATGTCGTCGCATCTGCAATGGCAAAGGGCACGTCCAATATTCGAGCCAGTGTACGGGCTAAAAAAGTCTTTCCCGATCCAGTTGGGCCTACGAGAAGAATGTTGCTCTTTTCTACTTCGACATCATCGTATTCCGAACCTGGATTCAGGAGACTCGCTTCCGTCACCTGCTCTGCGTCGAAACTCAATCGCTTGTAGTGATTGTAGACCGCTACCGAAAGAACCTTTTTGGCATGCTGCTGACCAATAACGTAATCATCGAGCACCTCCTTAATCTCTGTCGGCCGAGTAAGATTAAATGCCGGCACGGCTTCGGCTTCCGCCAAAGCGCCATCTTCACCCCCTAATTCCCGGTCAATAATGGTTTTGCAAACCGACACGCAACCATCGCATATATAAACTCCTGGGCCCGCTATCATCTTGCGGACTTCCGACTGCGACTTTCCGCAGAAAGAGCAAAGCGTCATGCGTGAGGATTTTGCCATACGTATCTTGTTTGAAGCGGGGCTTTAAGATTTCTTGGATTTCTCGGCAGGTTCCATCACCTCGTCGACTAATCCATAGGTTTTAGCTTCATCGGCACTCATGTAAAAGTCCCGATCAGAATCCTTCTTTATCTCGTCTGAAGTTTTGCCCGTGCACTCGGCTAGGACTTCATTCAGCTTTTCGCGCCAGCGAATGATTTCCCTAGCGGCGATCGATATATCCGAAGCCTGCCCCGTGGCACCTCCAGACGGCTGGTGAATCATAATCCGACTATTGGGCAGTGCGAAACGTTTTCCCTTGGTACCTGCTGCCAAAAGCACCGTTCCCATGCTCGCGGCCATGCCAATGCAATATGTGGATACATCGCATGTAAGGTAATTCATCGTATCGTAAATCGCCATACCCCCCGTAACGACTCCTCCGGGGGAGTTGATATACATATGAATATCCTTCTTGGGGTCATCCATCTGTAGAAAAAGCAGCTGAGCCACAATCGCGCTGGCTATCTCATCATTGATTGGCGTACCAATGAAGATAATCCGGTCCTTTAGGAGGCGTGTATAGATATCCATGGACTGCTCGCCGCGGCCCGTGTTTTCGATGATATGTGGTAAGTAGTATGACACGATTTCTTGCAAATTAGTAAGGGTTAAACGGTTAAGCCAAATCAGCTCTTATCTCTTTCGGCACCTTTAACGGTAGATTCGTCGATTAAGAATTCAAGCGTCTTATCGAAAAGTACCGACTGTTGAGCCATTCTCAAACGATTTTGATCTTTCTTTAGCTCTTTAACGAACTGTTCGGGCTTTTGACCGCTTTGATATGCCTGATTGAAGATGAATTGGCTCATATCCTGGTCCGTAACCTCAATTTCCTCCTTGCCGGCGACCTGATCCAGGATCAGTTGCAACTTAACACGATTCTCAGCGTTTCTGCGGGACTGGGCATGGATGTCTTCCTTGTTTTCTTCCAACTGCTCCTGCGGAATGCCGCGACGCATGTTTTCCGTTACCACTTGGCGCATGGCATTCTCCGTTTCCAATTCGATCAAACTACCGGGAAGCGGGAAATCGACCGAGCCCATAAGCTTTTCGGAGATCTGACGTCGCAGATCAGCACGCCGCTCCTGAGCCTTTTGGTTTTTCAGCCAACCAGAAACCCGCTCCTTAAGCTCATCTAGATCCTTAACTTGTTGAGACTCGAAAAACGCCTCGTCCATTTCGGGAAGCTTACGTTCGCGGACCTCGAGGACTTCAACTGAATAAACCGCCTTCAACCCCTGCAGCCCTTCAACGGTAAAATCTGCCGGGAACTCAACCTCAAGGTCCTTTTTATCACCCGTCTTCAAACCCTCCAACTGGTCGCCAAGACCGGGAATGAGGCCTTGGTCGCTCCCGATTTCTTCCCATGTTTGGGGCATTTTCGCATAAATGGGCTTGTCCTCGACTATTTCGCTGATCGGTTTTCCGTCGATGGTTCCCTCGTGGGAAAATTTAACATAATCCCCCTTCTGGGCTTCACGCTCGACTGGAGAAAATTCAGCCCGCTCTTTCCGGACATTCTCGATCGCCCCATCTACCTCATTATCAGACACTTCCTCGGAAAGACCCTCGAGCTCTATTCCCTTGTAGTTGTCTACCGTAAAGTCCGGTCGTACATCGAGAGTGAACGTTATCACCGCTTCCTGGCCGGCCTTGATCTCACCCTCTTTGACGTCAATCGGATTAATTAGGTTCACTTTCGCCTCCTTGAGGCCTTCCTTGTAGGCCTTGGAAACCACTCGCTGATTCAGCTCGCCGGCGATTTCCTTAGCGAATTTCTTGCGCACGATCGCAACGGGCGCCTTGCCCGGACGGAATCCGGGAATCTTAGCCATGCCCGAAAACTGAGAAAGAAGGCCTTTTTCTTCTGCCTCCACTTCATTTGCATCGAGCGTTACGGCTAGAGTTTTACGGGTTTCAGTGACGTCTTGTAAGTCGATTTTCACGGGATGTGACGATTCAGGATTAATGGCTGTTCTTGGAAAAGCGCGGACAGTAGAAGACATATTTCAACCGGGTCAACGTATTTGGAAGGGATGATGCAAGAACACCTGACTTGAGGATTGGCCACGGGCGCCGATCGACCTTAAGTCTCCGCGCTAAAGCAAAGAGAATGAATCGACTGTTTTTCCCTTCTGGAGTCCTCCACCCACTCGGATCGCCAGGGCAGTAGGTCCCTACCTCGGACACTGTAAGGCCAGTGCTCGCCCCATGCCGCGTCTGAATGAATAGGGAGATTAAACCAGCGCGGTGCAGCGCAAGCACTGGCCCCCTTTTCGCTATGTCATTCAATCGGTCTCCACCATCCCTAAATCCCTCGAAGCATCGATTCTGTGAAGCACCCGGCATTTTCCGCTTGAGGGAGACACCACAAGAGCGCTGATTCAACGTAATGGCCCGCCCACCCGATCTCCAACGAATGCTCACGATTGACACGTCGTCTCGCAGAGCCTGTGTCGGACTCTTCGACGAAAAGGGCTCTCTGTCATGTAGAACAAGCGAGGAGGATGCATCGCTCTCGCTCTTTCCGTTGATCAAGCACCTACTCAAGGAATTCGATTGGCAGCTCTCCAATTTAAACTCGATCGCTTTTTGCCAAGGGCCCGGTTCCATGCTCGGGATCCGCACTGCCATCATGGGGATCCGAACCTGGCAAGGGGTTAAACTAATTGAAGGAAAGCAGATTTACTCGTTCAGCAGCCTCGCTATCGGGGCCGAGCTCGTTCGTCATTCTTCACCTTCTGAGAAGACATATCTAGTCATTACGGATGCACGGCGAAACAGCTGGAACGCCCTGAAGGTAGAAGGGGCATCCATAGGACCCGATCAGATTATCGATAACGCTACCCTTGAGGCGGAAACCATTCCCCTATTCTCATTTAACGAGTTCCCGACATGGACGCGTACGCAGGCCCATATCCAATGTCTTTCCTATCGTCCTGAAAATGTCTTATCGTCCTCGCGATTCTCTCTGCTTTTAGAGGAAAACCCAGACGCCAACCCCATGGACTCGCGTTCGATGGAATTCGCCAAGTGGATACCAGCGGCAAGGACTGCGGACCAAATCAAGTCGTGAGCCAATCCACCACAACCCCATTCCGCTGCTGGGCGGAGATCGACTTGGCCGCTCTCGAGCGAAATCTAAAATCGATCCGGGCCGCCCTTCCCGAACACATCAAATACATTGCGGTTGTGAAAGCCGAAGCCTATGGCCATGGAATGCAGCAAACGGTCGCTCGGCTTATGCAAGCGAATGTAGACATGTTCGCAGTGGCTAACGTGCTCGAAGCCGCAAAGATTCGCGAAATTGGAACGGGCTGGCCGATTATTGTCCTAGGCGCAACACTGGAGAATGAAGAGTCCTACTTGTTTGAATACGACTTGATTCCTACCATTTCAACGATTGAAGAGGTCGAACGTCTCAACCGGAAAGCCCGTTCCCACGAAAAGCCACTCAAAGCTCACATCAAAATAGACACCGGCATGGGCCGACTTGGAATTTGGCACGAATACGCCACTGAGCTTTTCGACGCCTTCCACAAGGCTACATTCCTCACTTTAGGCGGCGTTTACACCCATTTCGCGTCCGCAAGTCGAGATCCTGAATTCACTCGACGGCAACGTCAGCTCTTCACCGAGACGATCGCTAAGGTCGACTGGCTCGAAACCGAAAAGCTTCTGATTCACGCTGACAACAGTGCTGGTATTTCAACGTTTGCGCCCGACAGTGTCTACAACGCGGTTCGAATAGGATTACTCCAGTTTGGCATCGCCCCCTACCCGCTCTCCATACTGGGAGAAGTGGATACAACTCCCATTTTCGAATTCAAGTCTCGCGTCGGCATCGTTAAGCAGCTACCCGCAGGCGCAACCATCAGCTATGGAAGAAGCCGCACCCTGCAACGGGATAGCCGCGTCGCCATCGTGTGCGCGGGCTACGGAGATGGTGTCCCTCTCAAGCTAAGCGACCGTGGAGACGTACTCATCAGCGGCGAGCGCTGCCCGATTCTTGGCCAAGTAACGATGGACCAGACCATCGTAGATGTAACCGACATTGAAGGAGTGGTAAAAAGTGGAGACCAGGTCACTCTCATCGGACCGCAGGGGGAAGGTGGGATCCGTTTGCAGGAATTCAGCGAGTGGGCGGAGACGATCCCTTGGGAAATTCTTTGCTCCGTCACAAAGAGAGTCCCTCGCATTTACCGAACGGCGATTATTACGGGCTGACCCATGCCAAGATCTCTCTGAATGGTGAAGATCCTTTGAATTTTCGCAGTGCAACAATCGGTTATTTACACGCCCTCCCCTATACATTAATTCTCCGCTGCGTTTAATGGCAAATATTCGGAACGAAATCGTTTTTATTTGTACGGCCAATACCTGCCGTAGTCCGATGGCAGAAGGATTGTTCCGCCACGCGTTGGCCGCTCAAAGCGATCCATTGAAATCGCTCAAAGTTTCCTCAGCCGGAGTATCCGTTTATGATCGGCAGCCAGCCAGTCCAAATTCCGTCAAGGCCATGGCCAAAGTCGGCATCGACATCAGCGACCACCGCAGCCAGCACATCACCGAGACGATGATCGAGTCGCCCCTCGTATTTTTCACGATGACGGAAACACACTTAGCAATGCTTTCCTACCAGATCGATCCACCGCCCGCGAATGCCTTTCTCATGCGTTCGTTTATTGAAGGAAATGCGGATACCCAGATACCAGACCCATTTGGTATGAACCTTAGCGAATACGAAGCCTGCCGCGACAGCATGGTCGAGGCGATTCCGTCGCTCGTAAAGACTGTCGGAAAGCTCTATTATGCTCAGTTCGCCCAAGATTCGGACGATAATTAGCGGAAGACCTCGGTCCCGCTACCTATGAAAAATTCGCTTTCGGACAATCTGCGACGCTCGCTGGGAGAAAACGACGGCTCCGACATATCCCTTAAGAGGATACTTGAGAACGTCGACGAGCAAGGATTTGGTCTGCTAATGATGGTGCTTTCCCTCCCCAGCGCCCTTCCTATACCCGCTGCAGGTTACTCTACCCCATTTGGAATTCTATTCATCGTTCTCGGAATACAAATGCTAATTGGACGCCACCGTCCTTGGTTGCCTCAATGGGCTGCCCGTCGTACAATGACCCGATCCTCCGCAGAGAAAGCGATCGGCATGGCCACGAAATGGCTCGGCCACATCGAGAAAATCGTCCATCCGCGCTTGAAATGGATCAGCAGTCCCTTCGGCTCTCGGTTTTTGAGTTTCGTCGTCGTAGTCATGGCTGCCCTCATGACTCTTCCAATTCCCACTACCAATACTTTTCCGGCAGCCGTAATTTTTCTCATTGGAATAGGTCTTTCCGAAAAGGATGGTCTCTTTTGCCTCGGTGCCTGTGCGGTCGGTGTCCTCACAATCGCGCTATACTCAGTCATTATCTATATCCTCATCACTCAAGGCATGGAAGGCGTTCTACATTTCAAAGAATGGATCAAAGGGCTCCTCGGCATGGGCGAAGCGGGTTAACCTCCTCTGGAATCCACTCATTTATATACTATTGGGTAGCTCATCGGCAACCAATCTCCTTCAGGAACCGCCGTGCAAACGAAAATCCGGGCCAATTTTGCGACGCTTCTGAGGCTACGGCAATGCACGCAATCGTGGCACATAGAAAAGAAATTGATAATTTGACAGGTAAACGAGAACGGATCTGAGACATCAAGGCGAAAAGACGCTATATGATATCCCAGCTTTCGTCTTTTGACAAGTACTTCTTCTCGATGGACAAGAACTACTATGGGACGGAAAAGGAGGATCCATTCTTTTATAACTCCACCGCCGAATGCCCTTGGACCATCATTAAGTCCGGTTACAAGGAGAGTGCCCGTCCCAATCCCAATGGAAGACCACTGGCTTTTGTATTGTATTTCTGGAGTCTCTAGTTCCCTTTTGTTCCTTGAGAATAGAAACCGTTCAACTCTTCCAGATGGCCATGAATGATCTTGGTGATGTGAACTGGTTTGAGTTCGTTCTTGTGCAATTCGAAAATGGCCACTAGCAAGGCGAGCTCAATGTCAGTCTTCTTGGGAGATACCAATTTCATTTCTCTCATTAGCTCGAGAGCCTTTGCCTCCGCTTTCTTGTAGTCTTCGAAGTTCTTTTCGCTTGGACTTGCCATATCGTAACGAACCAACTAATTCCCCCACTTCAAGGTCAAACTTCAAATTTTTCGATTCGTCGACTTGCGACCTTACAACGACTTGCATCGCCCCAGCCTAGGCCATGATTTCCACTTCATCGGAACGAAATGGTTAGCAGACAGCTAGTGTCTCGTCAAAAACGCCATCGCCAGCATAGCCTGTCTCAAAGATTTAGATTAAAAGGTCTGAAATTGGACGATCGGGCTCGCCGACATTGCTGGCACAAGCAAGTACCAAGAAACTGCCTACGACCAATAGGATCTGTAGACTTCGACAGATAATTACAGAAAACTCAGGTTTCCAGCAATTGAACCTCGATTAATATCTTGAAACTACAAAGCCTAGTTTACAGGTATGATATCATATTGTATTTGAAATGTTGAATACCCCACCAAAAGAAAATCCGTCGCATAGTGAATTGGATCGATAAGCACTGGCTACATTTGATCCTCATCGGATTGTACCTGATTGTGCTGGTTCGTCACGCTCTGCATGGGAAGCGAAATGTCAGCTCAATCGCCGACTATCTCGTCGCTGGTCGACGGATGGGTGGCGTGGTGATCGCTCTGTCTTTCTACGCGACGTTCATGAGCACAAATACATTTATTGGCGCCGCCGGCAAGAGCTGGACCTACGGGCTGAGCTGGTGTGTGGGTAGTGTTGTTCTGACGGCTCTAGCCGCGATCTCCTGGTTCGTTGTAGCCCCACGATTCGTTCCTCTGACTAAAAAGTACAACTCGCTAACGGTCGCGGATTTCGCTGGTTTTCACTACGATTCTCAATCAGTCCGAAGAATAGCGGCGGTGATCGTAGCATTCGCTTCACTTTTGTACCTCGTCGCGATCTACCGGGGTGCATCGATAGCACTAGAGAGATTTCTCGACGTGCCTTACGTATGGTGTGTTATTCTCGTTCTGATCATTGTCACCGGATACACACTAATGGGTGGCTTTGAGTCAGTCGTAATGACTGACGCCATACAGGGCGTTCTTATGTTGGTTGGGGCCCTGGCACTGGTTATTGCTCTATTGAACACAGCAGGCGGATTCGAGGGCGTGAAGACGACTCTTCTAAACCGAGATCCCAAACTTCTATCATGGACTGATTCGGCGGGGTTCGCGGCAGCAATGTCATACGCTCTTGCTGTGGGAGTGAAGTACTTAGTCGAACCACGACAGCTTTCACGCATGTATGGACTGCGTGACGCGAAAGCCATGCGAACCGCTTCGATTATCGCTCCCGTAGCGATCCTTGTGACCTATCTTTGCTTGCTGCCACTGGGGGCAATCGCACTCTCCGTTTTAGATCCCGCTAGCATTACAAACACAGCGGGCAAAGTCGATACGGACCAGATCGTTCCTGCTTTG
Coding sequences within it:
- the tsaB gene encoding tRNA (adenosine(37)-N6)-threonylcarbamoyltransferase complex dimerization subunit type 1 TsaB, whose amino-acid sequence is MARPPDLQRMLTIDTSSRRACVGLFDEKGSLSCRTSEEDASLSLFPLIKHLLKEFDWQLSNLNSIAFCQGPGSMLGIRTAIMGIRTWQGVKLIEGKQIYSFSSLAIGAELVRHSSPSEKTYLVITDARRNSWNALKVEGASIGPDQIIDNATLEAETIPLFSFNEFPTWTRTQAHIQCLSYRPENVLSSSRFSLLLEENPDANPMDSRSMEFAKWIPAARTADQIKS
- a CDS encoding low molecular weight protein arginine phosphatase, with protein sequence MANIRNEIVFICTANTCRSPMAEGLFRHALAAQSDPLKSLKVSSAGVSVYDRQPASPNSVKAMAKVGIDISDHRSQHITETMIESPLVFFTMTETHLAMLSYQIDPPPANAFLMRSFIEGNADTQIPDPFGMNLSEYEACRDSMVEAIPSLVKTVGKLYYAQFAQDSDDN
- a CDS encoding exopolysaccharide biosynthesis protein; translation: MKNSLSDNLRRSLGENDGSDISLKRILENVDEQGFGLLMMVLSLPSALPIPAAGYSTPFGILFIVLGIQMLIGRHRPWLPQWAARRTMTRSSAEKAIGMATKWLGHIEKIVHPRLKWISSPFGSRFLSFVVVVMAALMTLPIPTTNTFPAAVIFLIGIGLSEKDGLFCLGACAVGVLTIALYSVIIYILITQGMEGVLHFKEWIKGLLGMGEAG
- a CDS encoding sodium:solute symporter family protein, which produces MNWIDKHWLHLILIGLYLIVLVRHALHGKRNVSSIADYLVAGRRMGGVVIALSFYATFMSTNTFIGAAGKSWTYGLSWCVGSVVLTALAAISWFVVAPRFVPLTKKYNSLTVADFAGFHYDSQSVRRIAAVIVAFASLLYLVAIYRGASIALERFLDVPYVWCVILVLIIVTGYTLMGGFESVVMTDAIQGVLMLVGALALVIALLNTAGGFEGVKTTLLNRDPKLLSWTDSAGFAAAMSYALAVGVKYLVEPRQLSRMYGLRDAKAMRTASIIAPVAILVTYLCLLPLGAIALSVLDPASITNTAGKVDTDQIVPALLGDSNVLGTVVGTLFLLVLISAAMSSIDSVLLVAAAAIDRDLLNPIRPDNAPNAVARTRIWVVIVSVAAAVTALQPFASDIVSVTKFSGSLYGACFVPVIILGLFQKRRSAKAAKLSMIFGGSTVVIAFTLNNTGVTSLSEVYPGMIVGVVTFLVASAISFDSKLQPA
- the alr gene encoding alanine racemase, with amino-acid sequence MSQSTTTPFRCWAEIDLAALERNLKSIRAALPEHIKYIAVVKAEAYGHGMQQTVARLMQANVDMFAVANVLEAAKIREIGTGWPIIVLGATLENEESYLFEYDLIPTISTIEEVERLNRKARSHEKPLKAHIKIDTGMGRLGIWHEYATELFDAFHKATFLTLGGVYTHFASASRDPEFTRRQRQLFTETIAKVDWLETEKLLIHADNSAGISTFAPDSVYNAVRIGLLQFGIAPYPLSILGEVDTTPIFEFKSRVGIVKQLPAGATISYGRSRTLQRDSRVAIVCAGYGDGVPLKLSDRGDVLISGERCPILGQVTMDQTIVDVTDIEGVVKSGDQVTLIGPQGEGGIRLQEFSEWAETIPWEILCSVTKRVPRIYRTAIITG